A region of Mesorhizobium sp. M3A.F.Ca.ET.080.04.2.1 DNA encodes the following proteins:
- a CDS encoding histone deacetylase, with product MPLQIVHHPHYDAGFSVNHRFPMSKYPLLMATLRGRGVAAPGALFLPEPAPASWLKRAHAGDYVDQVLACEVPERIEREIGFPVGERVSLRAQLATAGTVLAARLALRHGIACNAAGGSHHARRAQGAGFCTFNDVAVASLVLLAEAVVKNILIVDLDVHQGDGTADILKDDPRVFTFSMHGERNYPARKIASDLDVALPDGTGDAAYLARLGAVLPELSELSRWDLVFYNAGVDVHAEDKLGRLALSDDGLRARDEMVIGHFRARDIPLCGVIGGGYSADVPALAARHAILFEVAARFA from the coding sequence ATGCCGCTGCAGATCGTCCACCATCCTCACTATGACGCCGGCTTTTCCGTCAACCATCGCTTTCCGATGAGCAAGTATCCGCTGCTGATGGCGACACTGCGCGGCCGTGGAGTGGCCGCGCCGGGAGCGCTCTTCCTGCCGGAACCGGCGCCGGCTTCATGGCTGAAGCGTGCGCATGCCGGCGACTATGTCGACCAGGTGCTGGCCTGCGAAGTGCCGGAGAGGATCGAACGCGAGATCGGTTTTCCGGTCGGTGAGCGGGTGTCGCTGCGAGCGCAGCTTGCCACCGCCGGCACGGTGCTCGCGGCACGGCTGGCGCTGAGGCACGGCATTGCCTGCAACGCCGCCGGCGGCAGCCATCATGCAAGGCGTGCGCAGGGAGCGGGCTTCTGCACCTTCAACGACGTTGCCGTGGCCTCGCTTGTTCTGCTCGCCGAAGCCGTCGTCAAAAACATCCTCATCGTCGATCTCGACGTGCATCAGGGCGACGGGACGGCAGATATCCTGAAGGACGACCCGCGCGTCTTCACCTTCTCCATGCATGGCGAGCGCAATTACCCGGCTCGCAAGATCGCGTCCGACCTCGACGTCGCCTTGCCCGACGGCACGGGCGATGCCGCCTATCTCGCGCGGCTCGGCGCCGTCCTGCCCGAGCTTTCGGAACTCAGTCGCTGGGATCTCGTCTTCTACAATGCCGGGGTGGACGTCCATGCCGAGGACAAGCTCGGCAGGCTGGCGCTCTCCGATGACGGGCTGCGTGCGCGCGACGAGATGGTGATCGGCCATTTCCGAGCCCGCGACATCCCGCTCTGCGGCGTCATCGGCGGCGGCTATTCGGCCGATGTGCCGGCGCTTGCCGCCCGTCACGCCATCCTGTTCGAGGTCGCCGCCCGCTTCGCGTGA
- a CDS encoding DUF6460 domain-containing protein, whose product MSALTRFLGDTPLRVILKLLVVSFLVGLVMHAFGWSPMDVFYGIRQFFIDLWNLGFHAIDRFLGYILLGAAIVVPAFILIRIASYRK is encoded by the coding sequence TTGTCCGCATTGACGCGATTCCTAGGCGATACGCCGCTCAGGGTGATCCTGAAGCTGCTGGTGGTTTCCTTCCTAGTCGGCCTCGTCATGCACGCGTTCGGTTGGTCGCCGATGGACGTCTTTTATGGCATCCGCCAGTTCTTCATCGATCTGTGGAATCTCGGCTTCCACGCCATCGACCGTTTCCTGGGTTACATCCTGCTCGGTGCCGCGATCGTTGTGCCCGCCTTCATCCTGATCAGGATCGCCAGCTACAGGAAGTAA
- a CDS encoding galactosyltransferase Lgt5 produces MQPIEPVVNALWIGAALEDWHAACLRSFTMAGHRVLLHCYDVPRNVPPEVEVFDASALMPRERIVYYRSNGSPSLFSNLYRLKILEAGMGLYVDCDVFCLKPIPRQDYIFGHQTNLELNGAVLKLPQGSRMLEEALKMTDDPYYIAPWLSREKRLWYRSRKAIGLPIHISRYDWGQLGPRAITYLAKATGMMRHAAPIDVFYPVLHTQITMLLDPALSLTDIGTPRTLCIHLFDQILKKWMKGRPIPATSPLGQMLDRCALPARTSATAVPHNR; encoded by the coding sequence GTGCAGCCTATCGAACCCGTCGTCAACGCCCTCTGGATCGGCGCCGCGCTGGAAGATTGGCATGCGGCCTGCCTTCGCTCTTTCACGATGGCTGGGCATCGTGTGCTGCTCCATTGCTACGACGTGCCGCGCAACGTACCGCCCGAGGTGGAGGTGTTCGACGCTTCGGCGCTGATGCCTAGAGAGCGGATTGTCTACTATCGGTCGAACGGAAGCCCGTCGCTGTTTTCAAATCTCTACCGGCTGAAGATCTTGGAGGCCGGCATGGGGCTTTATGTCGATTGCGATGTCTTCTGCCTGAAGCCGATTCCGCGGCAAGACTACATTTTCGGCCACCAGACGAATCTCGAGCTCAACGGCGCGGTGCTCAAGCTGCCGCAGGGCAGCAGGATGCTGGAGGAAGCCCTCAAGATGACCGATGATCCGTACTACATCGCGCCTTGGCTGAGTCGGGAGAAGCGTCTGTGGTATCGGTCGCGCAAGGCGATTGGTCTGCCGATCCACATCTCCCGTTACGATTGGGGCCAACTGGGACCGAGGGCGATAACCTATCTCGCCAAGGCCACCGGCATGATGCGGCACGCGGCGCCAATCGACGTGTTCTATCCCGTGCTGCATACGCAGATCACGATGCTGCTTGATCCGGCGCTTTCATTGACCGACATCGGAACACCTCGCACGCTGTGCATCCATCTGTTCGATCAGATCCTCAAGAAGTGGATGAAAGGGCGTCCGATCCCGGCAACGTCGCCGCTTGGCCAAATGCTCGACCGCTGCGCCCTGCCGGCCCGGACCAGCGCCACTGCGGTGCCTCACAATCGTTGA
- a CDS encoding protamine-2 (modular protein), with the protein MERRLFLTGMLGVAGAAALASMVGPGKAVAGVPSGNGILDELDKPDPAVFEDGDDKAELEQVYHRYWHEPRRRRRRRRRGWRRVCRRYWRHGYWRRRCRRERVWIRVWL; encoded by the coding sequence ATGGAACGTCGGTTGTTTCTCACTGGAATGCTTGGCGTTGCCGGCGCGGCGGCACTGGCAAGCATGGTCGGACCCGGCAAGGCGGTTGCTGGTGTCCCAAGCGGCAACGGCATTCTCGATGAACTGGACAAGCCGGATCCGGCTGTCTTCGAGGACGGAGACGACAAGGCCGAACTGGAGCAGGTTTACCATCGCTATTGGCACGAACCTCGGCGCCGCCGGCGCCGCCGTCGACGCGGCTGGAGACGGGTCTGCCGCCGCTATTGGCGTCATGGCTATTGGCGCCGCCGCTGCAGGCGCGAACGTGTTTGGATACGCGTTTGGCTGTAA
- a CDS encoding LysR family transcriptional regulator — MAALRDPDGISNSYEKLPGDGETLLRSGLSLRHMRMIAALDDHGRVSAAAQVMNISQPAASRMIGEMEAVLDVRLCERLPRGVTLTPYGQALARRARSILLEMREADREIAELKAGKGGSVFLGAVTAPAIELAVPAIREIRRIYPRIEITMQVETSNVLARELIASRHDFIIARIPDDLNPRLFESRVIGVEKACLIVRRGHPLVSGKMVKLEETAAYDWVFQSGGSPLRQAMESNFLNRNIALPDRILNTSSLLLTLVMVAQSDAIAPVSVQVAKFIQSPDGLAGAIDVVQTEFDIEVRPYSLITVKNRVLSPAAKMLHDFILREVG; from the coding sequence ATGGCCGCGTTGCGTGATCCTGACGGGATTTCAAACAGTTACGAGAAGCTTCCGGGCGATGGCGAAACCCTGCTGCGCAGCGGGTTGAGCCTGCGTCATATGCGCATGATCGCGGCTCTCGACGATCACGGGCGGGTGAGCGCCGCTGCCCAGGTCATGAACATCTCGCAGCCGGCCGCCTCCCGAATGATCGGGGAAATGGAGGCCGTGCTCGACGTGAGGTTGTGCGAGCGGCTGCCGCGCGGCGTAACCCTCACTCCTTATGGCCAGGCGCTCGCAAGGCGCGCCCGCTCGATCCTGCTCGAGATGCGCGAGGCCGATCGCGAGATTGCGGAGCTCAAGGCGGGCAAGGGCGGTTCGGTGTTCCTGGGCGCTGTCACGGCTCCTGCCATCGAGCTGGCGGTGCCGGCGATTCGCGAGATCCGCCGCATCTATCCGCGCATCGAGATCACCATGCAGGTGGAGACCTCGAACGTGCTCGCCCGCGAACTGATCGCCTCGCGTCACGATTTCATCATCGCCCGAATTCCCGACGACCTCAATCCGCGGCTGTTCGAATCGCGCGTCATCGGCGTCGAGAAAGCTTGCCTGATCGTGCGCCGCGGCCATCCGCTGGTCAGCGGAAAGATGGTGAAGCTGGAGGAGACGGCCGCCTATGACTGGGTCTTCCAGTCCGGGGGCTCGCCGCTGCGCCAGGCGATGGAGAGCAACTTCCTCAATCGCAACATCGCGCTGCCGGATCGCATCCTCAACACCTCTTCGCTGCTCTTGACGCTGGTGATGGTGGCGCAATCCGACGCCATCGCCCCCGTCTCGGTTCAAGTGGCCAAATTCATCCAGAGTCCCGACGGCCTGGCGGGAGCGATCGACGTCGTGCAGACCGAGTTCGACATCGAGGTCAGGCCCTACAGCCTGATCACGGTGAAGAACCGTGTGCTCTCGCCGGCGGCCAAGATGCTGCACGACTTCATCTTGCGCGAAGTGGGGTAA
- the chvE gene encoding multiple monosaccharide ABC transporter substrate-binding protein — protein MKIIKTLAAVAALGIAAMALPAHAGEGLVGVLMPTKTSQRWINDGDAVKSQLEALGYTVDLQYAQDDIPNQLSQLENEITKGPKALIIASIDGTTMADALQKAADAGVVVVAYDRLIKKTPNVDYYTTFDNFGVGVIQANSLVKGLKERFPNTKPWNVELFGGSPDDNNAFFFYNGAMSVLQPLIDDGSIKIKSGQMGMDKVGTLRWLAATAQARMDNLLSANYSDGSRVDGVLSPYDGLSRGITASLRAVGYGTDAQPWPIVTGQDAETASVKLIISGEQYSTVFKDTRELAKATVQLVDKVLSGGKPEGLDTKTYNNDVKVVPSILLTPHEVDKSNYQAQVVDSGYIKAEELK, from the coding sequence GTGAAAATCATCAAGACACTGGCCGCGGTCGCGGCTCTTGGCATCGCGGCCATGGCGCTGCCCGCGCATGCGGGCGAAGGCCTGGTCGGCGTGCTGATGCCGACCAAGACCTCGCAGCGCTGGATCAACGACGGCGACGCCGTCAAGTCCCAGCTCGAGGCCCTCGGCTACACGGTCGACCTGCAATATGCGCAGGACGACATTCCGAACCAGCTCAGCCAGCTGGAAAACGAAATCACCAAGGGCCCGAAGGCGCTGATCATCGCCTCGATCGACGGCACCACCATGGCCGACGCACTGCAGAAGGCCGCTGACGCCGGCGTCGTCGTCGTCGCCTACGACCGTCTGATCAAGAAGACCCCGAATGTCGACTACTACACCACCTTCGACAATTTCGGCGTCGGCGTGATCCAGGCGAACTCCCTGGTGAAGGGCCTCAAGGAGCGCTTCCCGAACACCAAGCCGTGGAACGTCGAGCTGTTCGGCGGCTCGCCCGACGACAACAACGCCTTCTTCTTCTACAACGGCGCGATGTCTGTCCTGCAGCCGCTGATCGACGACGGCTCGATCAAGATCAAGTCGGGCCAGATGGGCATGGACAAGGTCGGCACGCTGCGCTGGCTCGCCGCCACCGCGCAGGCCCGCATGGACAACCTGCTCTCGGCCAACTACTCGGACGGCAGCCGCGTCGACGGCGTTCTGTCGCCTTACGACGGCCTGTCGCGCGGCATCACCGCCTCGCTGCGCGCCGTCGGTTACGGCACGGATGCACAGCCGTGGCCGATCGTGACCGGTCAGGACGCCGAGACGGCCTCGGTCAAGCTGATCATCTCGGGCGAGCAGTATTCGACGGTGTTCAAAGACACGCGCGAGCTGGCCAAGGCCACCGTGCAGCTGGTCGACAAGGTGCTCTCCGGCGGCAAGCCCGAGGGCCTCGACACCAAGACCTACAACAACGACGTCAAGGTCGTTCCGTCGATCCTGCTGACGCCGCATGAAGTCGACAAGTCGAACTACCAGGCGCAGGTCGTCGACTCCGGCTACATCAAGGCCGAAGAGCTGAAGTAA
- the mmsA gene encoding multiple monosaccharide ABC transporter ATP-binding protein: protein MTSTILEMRDITKTFPGVKALSNVNLSVEEGEIHAIVGENGAGKSTLMKVLSGVYPTGTYEGQIVFRGQECHFKGIHDSEHIGIVIIHQELALVPMLSIAENIFLGNEHATYGVIDWNANERRTGALLKKVGLKEDPKTLITNIGVGKQQLVEIAKALSKEVKLLILDEPTASLSEKDSQALLDLLLEFKRQGMTSILISHKLNEVNRVADNVTVIRDGRTIETLPRKDISEDRIITSMVGRSLDDRYPPREPQIGDVIFEVKDWSVYHPIHPERQVIKNISLNVRKGEVVGIAGLMGAGRTEFAMSLFGRSYGRHITGEVSLRGKPIDLSSVSKAVESGIAYVTEDRKTYGLNLIDHIKHNVTLANLGGVSSRGVIDDMREMSVANDYRKKTNIRASSVYQLTGNLSGGNQQKVVLSKWLFADPEVLILDEPTRGIDVGAKYEIYTIIARLAAEGKAIIVISSEMPELLGITDRIYVMNDGRMVGEMAASDASQEKIMRAIVRGEGKKAS from the coding sequence ATGACCTCGACGATTTTGGAGATGCGCGACATCACCAAGACGTTTCCCGGCGTCAAGGCGCTGTCGAACGTCAACCTCAGCGTCGAGGAGGGTGAGATCCATGCCATCGTCGGCGAGAACGGCGCCGGCAAGTCGACGCTGATGAAGGTGCTGTCGGGCGTCTATCCAACCGGCACCTATGAAGGCCAGATCGTCTTCCGCGGCCAGGAGTGCCACTTCAAAGGCATCCATGACAGCGAGCATATCGGCATCGTCATCATTCACCAGGAACTTGCCCTGGTGCCGATGCTGTCGATCGCGGAAAACATCTTTCTCGGCAACGAGCACGCCACCTACGGCGTCATCGACTGGAATGCCAACGAGAGGCGCACCGGCGCCCTGCTCAAGAAGGTGGGCCTCAAGGAAGACCCCAAGACGCTGATCACCAATATCGGCGTCGGCAAGCAGCAGCTTGTCGAGATCGCCAAGGCGCTGAGCAAGGAAGTGAAGCTCCTGATCCTCGACGAACCGACGGCCTCGCTGAGCGAAAAGGACAGCCAGGCGCTGCTTGATCTTCTGCTCGAGTTCAAGCGCCAGGGCATGACCTCGATCCTGATCTCGCACAAGCTCAACGAGGTGAACCGCGTCGCCGACAACGTCACGGTGATCCGCGACGGGCGCACCATCGAGACCTTGCCCAGGAAAGACATCAGCGAAGACCGCATCATCACCTCGATGGTCGGCCGTTCGCTCGACGACCGCTACCCGCCGCGCGAGCCGCAGATCGGCGACGTGATCTTCGAGGTCAAGGACTGGTCGGTCTACCACCCGATCCACCCCGAGCGGCAGGTGATCAAGAACATCAGCCTCAATGTGCGCAAGGGAGAGGTGGTCGGCATAGCCGGACTGATGGGCGCCGGCCGCACCGAATTCGCGATGAGCCTGTTCGGCCGCTCCTACGGCCGGCACATCACCGGAGAGGTGTCGCTTCGAGGCAAGCCGATCGACCTGTCGTCGGTCAGCAAGGCGGTGGAAAGCGGCATTGCCTATGTCACCGAAGACCGCAAGACCTACGGGCTCAACCTCATCGACCACATCAAGCACAATGTGACGCTGGCCAACCTAGGAGGCGTTTCCAGCCGCGGCGTCATCGACGACATGCGCGAGATGAGCGTGGCGAATGACTATCGCAAGAAGACCAACATCCGCGCATCGAGCGTCTATCAGCTGACCGGCAACCTTTCCGGCGGCAACCAGCAAAAGGTCGTGCTGTCGAAATGGCTGTTTGCCGATCCCGAGGTCTTGATCCTCGACGAGCCGACGCGCGGCATCGACGTCGGCGCCAAGTACGAAATCTATACGATCATCGCCCGTCTCGCCGCCGAGGGCAAAGCAATCATCGTCATCTCGTCGGAAATGCCGGAGCTGCTCGGCATCACCGACCGTATCTACGTCATGAACGATGGGCGCATGGTCGGCGAAATGGCGGCGAGTGACGCCAGCCAGGAGAAGATCATGCGCGCCATCGTCCGGGGAGAAGGAAAAAAAGCATCATGA
- the mmsB gene encoding multiple monosaccharide ABC transporter permease: MSTESSPAPQSSVAEDVQPGRRIAVSALATNLREYGLIIALIVIMLFFQYTTSGTLFKPVNLSNLVQQNSFIIVMALGMLLVIVSGHIDLSVGSVAGFIGALAAMMMVIWPLGIFSNPLVVSIVCLVVGALIGAAQGYWIAYHRIPSFIVTLAGMLIFRGICQALLGGGSSVGPLPDSFKALSSGFIPDVIGPLVLMPPTVNAAGKTIVGSGLTLHMTTVLLGVVAVLAYAYFGLRARRKRERHGYEAEPFPLFVIKTLVGSALALFLVFQFASYKGLPVVLMVMGVLISLFVFVTKRMTIGRRIYAMGGNAKAAQLSGINTERLTLLVFVNMGVLSALGGLIIAARLGQAVPAAGLGSELDVIAAVFIGGASAMGGVGQVIGAVVGGFIMGVMNNGMSIMGVNVDWQQVVKGLVLLGAVIFDVYNKNKA, encoded by the coding sequence ATGAGCACGGAAAGCTCTCCCGCACCGCAAAGCAGCGTCGCCGAGGACGTCCAGCCGGGCCGGCGTATCGCCGTATCGGCGCTGGCGACGAACCTGCGCGAATACGGCCTGATCATCGCGCTGATCGTCATCATGCTGTTCTTCCAGTACACGACGTCGGGTACGCTGTTCAAACCGGTCAACCTCAGCAACCTCGTTCAGCAGAACTCGTTCATCATCGTGATGGCGCTTGGCATGCTGCTGGTCATCGTATCCGGCCATATCGACCTCAGCGTCGGGTCGGTCGCCGGCTTCATCGGCGCGCTGGCGGCGATGATGATGGTCATCTGGCCGCTCGGAATATTCAGCAATCCGCTCGTGGTCTCGATCGTCTGCCTGGTTGTCGGCGCCCTCATCGGCGCGGCGCAAGGCTATTGGATCGCCTATCACCGGATACCGAGCTTCATCGTGACGCTGGCCGGCATGCTGATTTTCCGGGGCATCTGCCAGGCGCTGCTTGGCGGCGGCTCCTCGGTGGGCCCGCTTCCCGACAGCTTCAAGGCGCTGAGTTCCGGCTTCATCCCGGACGTCATCGGGCCGCTGGTGCTGATGCCGCCGACCGTGAACGCCGCCGGCAAGACCATCGTCGGCAGCGGATTGACGCTGCATATGACCACGGTGCTGCTGGGCGTGGTCGCGGTGCTCGCCTACGCCTATTTCGGGCTGAGGGCCCGCCGCAAGCGTGAGCGCCATGGCTATGAAGCCGAGCCTTTCCCGCTGTTCGTCATCAAGACGCTGGTGGGCAGCGCGCTGGCGCTGTTCCTGGTCTTTCAGTTCGCGAGCTACAAGGGCCTGCCGGTCGTGCTGATGGTGATGGGCGTGCTGATCTCGCTGTTCGTCTTCGTCACCAAGCGCATGACCATCGGCCGCCGCATCTACGCCATGGGTGGCAACGCCAAGGCAGCACAGCTGTCGGGCATCAACACCGAACGGCTGACGCTGCTCGTCTTCGTCAACATGGGTGTGCTGTCGGCCCTCGGCGGCCTGATCATTGCGGCCCGACTCGGCCAGGCGGTGCCGGCCGCCGGCCTCGGCAGCGAGCTCGACGTGATCGCGGCCGTCTTTATCGGCGGCGCCTCGGCGATGGGCGGCGTCGGACAGGTGATCGGCGCCGTGGTCGGCGGCTTCATCATGGGCGTGATGAACAACGGCATGTCGATCATGGGCGTCAATGTCGACTGGCAGCAGGTGGTCAAGGGCCTGGTGCTGCTCGGCGCCGTCATCTTCGACGTCTACAACAAGAACAAGGCCTGA
- the araD1 gene encoding AraD1 family protein: MLISQILDDAETIRVVARSGGKTRIINGARSVYSLAMEAARTGTGLEALIERKGYGEAVDLDAAYKKGRVVSPINHPDPAHLHLTGTGLTHLGSAATRDSMHKKLSDSEEQLTDSMKMFRMGLEGGKPAKGQIGVQPEWFYKGNGTMAVAPGAALMSPAFAQDAGEEPEIAGIYVIGDDGAPFRVGFTLSNEFSDHVTERVNYLFLAHSKLRNASFGPEILIGDLPADIRGSSRIYRDGKVLWEKPFLSGEANMSHTIANLEHHHFKYSAFRQPGDVHVHMFGTATLSFADGIRTEEGDMFEIEAKDFGLPLRNPLEIEKPVKVAVKAL; encoded by the coding sequence ATGCTGATTTCCCAGATCCTCGACGACGCCGAGACGATCCGCGTCGTTGCCCGCAGCGGCGGCAAGACCCGGATCATCAACGGCGCGCGCAGCGTCTATTCGCTGGCCATGGAAGCGGCGCGCACGGGCACCGGTCTCGAAGCGCTGATCGAGCGTAAGGGCTATGGCGAAGCGGTCGATCTCGACGCCGCCTACAAGAAGGGGCGGGTGGTGTCGCCGATCAATCATCCTGATCCTGCCCATCTCCACCTGACCGGCACCGGGCTCACACATCTCGGCTCGGCGGCGACGCGCGATTCCATGCACAAGAAGCTCAGCGACAGCGAGGAGCAGCTGACCGATTCCATGAAGATGTTCCGCATGGGGCTGGAAGGCGGCAAGCCGGCCAAGGGCCAGATCGGCGTGCAGCCGGAATGGTTCTACAAGGGCAACGGCACCATGGCGGTTGCGCCGGGCGCGGCGCTGATGTCGCCCGCCTTCGCGCAGGACGCCGGCGAGGAGCCGGAGATCGCCGGCATCTATGTCATCGGCGATGACGGCGCGCCGTTCCGCGTCGGATTCACCCTGTCCAACGAGTTTTCCGACCACGTCACGGAGCGGGTGAACTATCTGTTCCTCGCCCATTCCAAGCTGCGCAATGCCTCGTTCGGGCCGGAGATCCTGATCGGCGACCTGCCGGCCGACATACGCGGCTCATCACGCATCTATCGCGACGGCAAGGTGCTTTGGGAAAAGCCGTTCCTGTCGGGCGAGGCGAACATGTCGCACACGATCGCCAATCTGGAGCATCACCACTTCAAATATTCGGCCTTCCGCCAGCCGGGCGACGTGCATGTGCACATGTTCGGCACCGCGACGCTGTCCTTCGCCGACGGCATCAGGACCGAAGAGGGCGACATGTTCGAGATCGAGGCCAAGGATTTCGGCCTGCCGCTGCGCAACCCACTCGAGATCGAGAAGCCGGTGAAGGTGGCGGTGAAGGCGCTGTGA
- a CDS encoding ABC transporter substrate-binding protein: protein MQISRWIISAAAAAMLAIGAGSASAAEKIKIGTEGAYPPFNTITPDGKVEGFDIDIANALCAQMKVECEIVTQDWDGIIPALQAKKFDAIIASMSITEERKKQVAFTHKYYTTPLALVALKDSDIASTEPAALAGKTVGAQASTTQADYAQDAYAKAGAEAKLYPTQEEAITDLQNGRLDAVISDKFVLVDWLKKASDGCCKLVGDVKGTETEAGIAVRLEDTALRDRLNAAIDAIVADGTYKKIQAKYFDFDIY from the coding sequence ATGCAGATATCGAGATGGATCATATCGGCGGCGGCCGCTGCCATGCTGGCGATTGGTGCTGGTTCGGCCAGCGCCGCCGAAAAGATCAAGATCGGCACCGAGGGCGCCTATCCGCCCTTCAACACCATCACGCCCGACGGCAAGGTCGAAGGCTTCGACATCGACATCGCCAATGCGCTTTGCGCGCAGATGAAGGTCGAATGCGAGATCGTCACCCAGGACTGGGACGGCATCATCCCGGCGCTGCAGGCCAAGAAGTTCGACGCCATCATCGCCTCGATGAGCATCACCGAGGAACGCAAGAAGCAGGTCGCCTTCACCCATAAATACTACACCACGCCTCTTGCGCTCGTGGCCCTGAAGGACAGCGACATTGCCTCGACCGAGCCCGCCGCGCTCGCCGGCAAGACGGTCGGCGCCCAGGCTTCGACCACGCAGGCGGACTATGCCCAGGACGCCTACGCCAAGGCCGGCGCCGAAGCCAAGCTCTATCCCACTCAGGAGGAGGCGATCACCGATCTCCAGAACGGCCGCCTCGACGCCGTCATCTCGGACAAGTTCGTGCTTGTCGACTGGCTGAAGAAGGCAAGCGACGGCTGCTGCAAGCTGGTCGGCGACGTCAAGGGCACCGAGACCGAGGCCGGCATCGCCGTGCGCCTGGAGGACACTGCGCTCCGCGACCGCCTCAACGCGGCCATCGACGCCATCGTCGCCGACGGCACCTACAAGAAGATCCAGGCCAAGTATTTCGACTTCGATATTTATTGA
- a CDS encoding 2'-deoxycytidine 5'-triphosphate deaminase: MRQTGILPDQDIAALFQSGALKSPRALDTNQIQPASLDLRLGDKAYRVRASFLPGPDHLVADKLDRLKLHEISLAEGAVLETGCVYIVPLLESLTLPSNISASANPKSSTGRLDIFTRVMTDRGHEFDKIAAGYHGPLYLEVSPRTFPIVVRAGSRLSQIRFRIGNAVLSEKELRDLHGAEMLVATEPPNISGGGIALSIDLDGDKDGLVGYRGKHHTGLVDVDKRAAQDVVDFWEPLYKSGAGELVLDPDEFYILVSREAVHVPPLYAAEMTPFDPLVGEFRVHYAGFFDPGFGHSAAGGSGSRAVLEVRSHEVPFILDHGQIVGRLVYEHMLKRPQALYGSDLGSNYQAQGLKLSKHFRAAR, translated from the coding sequence TTGCGGCAGACAGGCATTCTTCCGGACCAGGACATCGCGGCGCTGTTCCAGTCGGGCGCGCTGAAATCGCCGCGCGCGCTGGACACCAACCAGATCCAGCCGGCGAGCCTTGACCTCAGGCTTGGCGACAAGGCCTACCGGGTGCGCGCCTCTTTCCTGCCCGGCCCGGATCATCTGGTGGCCGACAAGCTCGACCGGCTGAAGCTGCATGAGATCAGCCTTGCCGAGGGCGCGGTTCTGGAGACGGGCTGCGTCTATATCGTGCCGCTGCTCGAAAGCCTGACCCTGCCTTCAAATATTTCGGCTTCGGCCAATCCGAAGAGCTCGACCGGCCGTCTCGACATCTTCACGCGTGTCATGACCGACCGCGGACACGAGTTCGACAAGATCGCCGCCGGCTATCATGGTCCGCTCTATCTCGAGGTCAGCCCGCGCACTTTCCCGATCGTCGTGCGCGCCGGTTCGCGCCTGTCGCAGATCCGCTTCCGCATCGGCAATGCGGTGCTATCGGAAAAGGAGCTGCGCGACCTTCACGGCGCCGAGATGCTGGTCGCGACGGAGCCGCCCAACATTTCCGGCGGCGGCATCGCGCTGTCGATCGACCTCGACGGCGACAAGGACGGCCTGGTCGGCTATCGCGGCAAGCATCACACCGGCCTCGTCGATGTCGACAAGCGCGCCGCCCAGGACGTGGTCGATTTCTGGGAGCCGCTCTACAAGAGCGGCGCCGGCGAACTGGTGCTCGACCCGGACGAATTCTACATCCTGGTCAGCCGGGAAGCGGTGCATGTGCCGCCGCTTTATGCCGCCGAGATGACGCCCTTCGACCCGCTGGTCGGCGAGTTCCGCGTCCACTATGCCGGCTTCTTCGATCCGGGCTTTGGTCACTCAGCCGCCGGCGGCAGCGGCAGCCGCGCGGTGCTCGAAGTGCGCAGCCACGAGGTGCCGTTCATCCTCGACCACGGCCAGATTGTCGGGCGCCTGGTCTACGAGCACATGCTGAAGCGGCCGCAGGCGCTTTACGGCAGCGACCTCGGCTCCAACTACCAGGCGCAGGGGCTGAAGCTTTCCAAGCATTTCCGCGCTGCGCGCTAA